Proteins encoded in a region of the Acidobacteriota bacterium genome:
- a CDS encoding DUF167 domain-containing protein, with translation MSVLALGIHRRGVRLETRVTPRASRTAIEGIREGRLLVKVTAPPVDSAANAAVIAIVSEALDLPRRDVTIVGGEQSRSKSLAIAGLTADQVRQRLSVILGQQA, from the coding sequence ATGAGCGTGCTGGCACTGGGCATCCATCGGCGTGGTGTCCGCCTGGAAACGCGCGTCACCCCCCGGGCCTCGCGCACGGCCATTGAAGGCATCAGAGAAGGACGCCTCCTCGTGAAGGTGACCGCCCCACCGGTGGACAGCGCCGCCAATGCCGCCGTCATCGCGATCGTCAGTGAGGCGCTCGACCTGCCCAGGCGCGATGTCACGATTGTGGGCGGCGAGCAGTCTCGTTCGAAGTCGCTGGCCATCGCAGGCCTCACCGCTGATCAGGTGCGGCAGCGCCTCTCCGTTATACTCGGTCAGCAGGCGTGA
- a CDS encoding cyclodeaminase/cyclohydrolase family protein, with translation MLIDRTITSLLEAISAADPTPGGGSAAALVGATGTALLVMVTGMPKSRTNAIAEREALDSAHTELLALRDELASLVDRDASAYDLVVAAFRKPKATDTEKLERKAAIQDATRVATEVPLETIRACVRAMQEGRAAAAYGNPSAASDVKVGYRLLLAAAEGALDNVDINLGGLTDTELQTAIREESAKLMRDARTLLTTVIPVG, from the coding sequence ATGTTGATCGATCGCACTATCACCAGTTTGCTTGAAGCCATCAGCGCCGCCGACCCAACGCCGGGCGGAGGGTCGGCCGCCGCCCTGGTCGGCGCCACCGGCACGGCGCTGCTCGTCATGGTCACCGGCATGCCCAAGTCGCGCACCAACGCGATCGCGGAACGCGAAGCCCTCGACTCCGCGCATACAGAATTGCTCGCGCTGCGCGATGAGCTGGCATCGCTGGTGGATCGCGACGCGTCGGCATACGACCTCGTAGTGGCGGCCTTCCGGAAGCCCAAGGCGACCGACACAGAGAAGCTTGAACGCAAGGCGGCGATTCAGGACGCCACACGCGTCGCCACCGAAGTGCCGCTCGAAACCATTCGGGCGTGCGTGCGCGCAATGCAGGAAGGCCGCGCGGCGGCCGCGTACGGCAACCCCTCGGCAGCCAGCGACGTGAAGGTCGGCTACCGGTTGCTGCTGGCCGCCGCCGAGGGCGCGCTCGACAACGTGGACATCAATCTGGGTGGGCTGACCGACACGGAGCTGCAGACGGCCATTCGCGAAGAGTCGGCGAAGCTCATGCGCGACGCACGCACGCTCCTCACCACGGTCATTCCCGTGGGATGA
- a CDS encoding imidazolonepropionase, which translates to MTTLLLEHLDQLYTVAGDGPRAGGRQGDITPVADGAVACDGATIVATGTTAEVRAQITLDPHAMVVDGRGKSLVPGFVDPHTHVVFAGDRRDELRRRLGGATYSEIAAAGGGILSTVRATRAASEDDLAAQTAVRLAEMLRQGTTTAEAKSGYGLDTATEVRMLRVVAHLNTTQPMELVPTFIGAHEIPPEFRGRQADYVRLVIDEMIPAAAPHAEWCDVFCDRGFFTPEESTAILEAGVRAGMKPRIHADELAASGGPQVAAAVGARSADHLVRVDANGIEALRAGGVIATLLPCAAFHLKLGQFAPARDLIAAGVPVALATDVNPGGGFSPSMPFAIALACFAMHMTFEEALVAATINAAASLDRHHVVGSLEPGKQFDAVLVHGPAVNLLRVNAAPIAGVYKKGVLC; encoded by the coding sequence GTGACCACTCTCCTTCTTGAACATCTCGACCAGCTCTATACCGTGGCCGGTGACGGACCGCGCGCGGGCGGACGACAGGGCGACATAACGCCGGTGGCCGATGGCGCGGTCGCGTGTGACGGGGCCACCATCGTGGCGACCGGCACCACTGCCGAGGTGCGCGCACAGATCACGCTCGACCCGCACGCCATGGTCGTGGACGGCCGCGGCAAGTCACTCGTACCCGGGTTTGTGGATCCGCACACGCACGTGGTGTTCGCCGGTGACCGCCGTGACGAACTCCGCCGGCGGCTCGGCGGTGCGACGTACTCCGAGATTGCGGCGGCCGGCGGCGGCATCCTGTCCACGGTGCGAGCCACACGCGCGGCATCAGAAGATGACCTCGCAGCCCAGACCGCGGTGCGATTGGCCGAGATGCTGCGCCAGGGCACGACGACCGCTGAAGCCAAGAGCGGCTATGGCCTCGATACCGCCACCGAAGTCCGTATGCTCCGCGTGGTCGCACACCTCAACACCACGCAGCCCATGGAACTCGTCCCGACCTTTATCGGCGCGCACGAAATTCCGCCAGAGTTCCGCGGCCGCCAGGCCGACTATGTGCGGCTCGTGATCGACGAGATGATTCCCGCCGCTGCACCTCACGCGGAATGGTGCGACGTGTTCTGCGATCGCGGGTTCTTCACGCCCGAAGAGTCCACGGCCATTCTCGAGGCCGGCGTACGGGCCGGAATGAAGCCACGTATCCACGCCGACGAACTTGCCGCAAGCGGGGGGCCACAGGTGGCCGCCGCCGTGGGCGCGCGGTCGGCCGACCATCTGGTGCGCGTGGACGCGAACGGCATCGAGGCTCTGCGCGCCGGTGGCGTCATCGCCACCCTGCTGCCGTGCGCGGCCTTCCACCTGAAACTGGGCCAGTTTGCGCCGGCGCGCGATCTGATTGCAGCCGGGGTTCCCGTGGCCCTCGCGACCGACGTCAACCCCGGGGGCGGGTTTTCGCCGTCCATGCCATTTGCGATCGCGCTCGCCTGTTTTGCGATGCACATGACATTCGAGGAAGCGCTGGTCGCGGCCACGATCAATGCGGCCGCATCCCTCGATCGCCACCATGTGGTGGGCAGCCTCGAACCGGGCAAACAATTCGACGCGGTGCTGGTCCACGGCCCCGCCGTCAATCTCCTGCGCGTGAATGCCGCGCCGATCGCCGGCGTCTACAAGAAGGGTGTCTTATGTTGA
- a CDS encoding serine hydroxymethyltransferase, with the protein MTHLHATDPDIAAAIHQELGRQREGLELIASENFVSPAVLEAVGSIMTNKYAEGYPGKRYYGGCEFVDVAETLAIDRAKALFGADHANVQPHSGAQANTAVYLAMLKPGDTILGMNLAHGGHLTHGHPLNFSGKYFTIIPYGVRQDDERLDYDELERLAREHGPKMIVVGASAYARTFDYARIRAVATEVGALVMTDMAHIAGLVAAGLHPSPVPHSDFVTTTTHKTLRGPRGGLILCRAEFAKDIDRAVFPGVQGGPLMHVIAGKAVCFKEAQSDVFRLYQRQVITNAARLADGLAAAGFRIVSGGTDNHLVLVDVFSKGLTGKVAEAALGRAAITVNKNAIPFDQQPPMTASGIRLGTPAVTTRGLGEAEMDLVTQFIARVLASPDDESVSRAVRSEVEALCRKFPLYPTLGH; encoded by the coding sequence GTGACACACCTGCACGCGACCGACCCCGACATCGCCGCCGCCATTCACCAGGAGCTGGGGCGCCAGCGAGAAGGCCTGGAACTCATCGCTTCCGAAAACTTCGTCAGCCCGGCCGTTCTCGAAGCGGTCGGGTCGATCATGACCAACAAGTACGCCGAAGGTTACCCCGGCAAGCGGTACTACGGCGGCTGTGAGTTCGTCGATGTCGCGGAAACACTGGCCATCGACAGAGCCAAGGCCCTCTTCGGCGCCGACCACGCCAACGTGCAGCCGCACTCCGGCGCCCAGGCCAACACGGCGGTCTACCTCGCCATGCTGAAACCTGGCGACACCATTCTCGGCATGAACCTGGCCCATGGCGGCCACCTCACCCACGGCCATCCGCTCAATTTCTCCGGCAAGTACTTCACGATCATTCCTTACGGCGTCAGGCAAGACGACGAGCGGCTCGACTACGACGAGCTGGAACGGTTGGCGCGCGAACACGGGCCAAAGATGATCGTCGTGGGCGCCAGCGCCTACGCCCGCACCTTCGACTACGCGCGTATCCGCGCGGTCGCCACCGAAGTCGGCGCACTCGTCATGACCGACATGGCGCACATCGCCGGCCTTGTGGCCGCGGGCCTGCATCCGAGTCCGGTGCCGCATTCCGACTTCGTCACCACCACCACACACAAAACCCTGCGTGGGCCGCGCGGCGGACTCATCCTGTGCCGTGCGGAGTTCGCAAAGGACATCGATCGCGCCGTGTTCCCCGGCGTTCAGGGCGGTCCGTTGATGCACGTCATTGCCGGTAAGGCTGTCTGCTTCAAGGAAGCGCAAAGCGACGTATTCCGTCTCTACCAGCGACAGGTCATCACCAACGCTGCGCGCCTGGCCGACGGACTCGCTGCCGCCGGCTTCCGCATCGTCAGTGGCGGCACCGACAACCATCTCGTGCTCGTGGATGTGTTCTCCAAAGGCCTGACTGGCAAGGTGGCTGAAGCCGCATTGGGCCGGGCCGCGATTACCGTCAACAAGAACGCCATTCCCTTCGATCAGCAGCCCCCGATGACCGCCAGCGGCATTCGTCTGGGCACACCCGCCGTCACCACTCGCGGACTCGGCGAAGCCGAGATGGACCTTGTCACCCAGTTCATCGCGCGGGTGCTCGCCTCGCCCGACGACGAATCGGTTTCGCGAGCCGTCCGATCGGAAGTCGAAGCCCTGTGCCGGAAGTTCCCGCTGTACCCCACGCTCGGACACTGA
- a CDS encoding YggS family pyridoxal phosphate-dependent enzyme, which translates to MSGPALDAEIALNLDTVRRRLEGAAHRAHRSPNSLRLIAVSKTFPVEAVFAAARAGQRDFGENRVQEGLDKVAATAALGLTWHLIGHLQSNKAKKAAAAFHWIHSIDSIDLLKKVDAGAVDAGTRPQILLQVDLAEEATKFGADRNGVEDLARAALACRAVELRGLMTVPPIADDPEEARTWFRQLRDLRDALIARGLPAAALAELSMGMSHDCEVAVDEGATLVRVGTAIFGRRPPPVTPA; encoded by the coding sequence ATGTCCGGCCCTGCGCTGGACGCCGAGATCGCTCTCAATCTGGACACGGTGCGCCGCCGCCTTGAAGGCGCGGCGCACCGCGCCCATCGTTCCCCCAATAGCCTTCGGCTGATTGCCGTCTCGAAAACCTTCCCCGTTGAAGCCGTGTTTGCCGCCGCCCGAGCCGGTCAGCGCGACTTCGGCGAGAATCGCGTGCAGGAAGGCCTCGATAAAGTGGCCGCCACCGCGGCGCTGGGGCTGACGTGGCACCTGATCGGTCACCTCCAATCCAACAAGGCAAAAAAGGCCGCAGCGGCGTTTCACTGGATTCACTCCATCGATTCGATCGACCTCCTGAAGAAGGTGGATGCCGGGGCCGTCGACGCCGGTACGCGTCCGCAGATCCTGCTCCAGGTGGATCTCGCCGAGGAAGCCACCAAGTTTGGCGCCGACCGCAACGGCGTGGAAGATCTGGCGCGGGCCGCACTCGCGTGTCGCGCCGTTGAACTGCGCGGCCTCATGACCGTGCCACCGATCGCGGATGACCCCGAGGAGGCGCGCACGTGGTTCCGGCAATTGCGCGACCTTCGTGACGCGCTCATCGCGCGTGGACTGCCGGCCGCGGCCCTGGCGGAACTCTCCATGGGCATGAGCCACGACTGCGAAGTGGCCGTGGACGAGGGCGCCACCCTGGTACGCGTGGGCACCGCCATCTTCGGACGTCGGCCGCCGCCTGTCACGCCCGCATGA
- a CDS encoding tetratricopeptide repeat protein translates to MVRQSVRRGWMVSAIALVLLVSATSAYGQAQGSLRGLVTDEAGKGVPEAEIVMNYVGDVEITVSLKTNIRGEFTRAGLRTGEWKMTATKGELTGVQTVHVKINEMIRVATLIIKVPTKGAGTDTTGMTDKDIEARNKLMATMQAEFDAGVAAIATAPDDAIAKLLVVAGQIPNCAICHAKIGDAHTKKGDQVAAEASYKEAIKLDPKLADPYAALAILYNQQKKFDEASAMSTKANELLGASATGGDPAALYNQGIILWNAGKFPEAKVEFEKVIKLDPKMAEAHFRLGMANLNLGQLPDAAKAFEEYLKIAPAGENAEMAKAILKQIK, encoded by the coding sequence ATGGTTCGTCAGTCAGTTCGTCGCGGTTGGATGGTGAGCGCCATCGCTCTTGTGTTGCTGGTTTCAGCTACTTCTGCCTATGGACAGGCGCAGGGGTCGCTGCGCGGACTGGTCACAGACGAGGCGGGCAAAGGTGTGCCCGAAGCCGAAATCGTCATGAACTACGTCGGCGACGTGGAAATCACCGTCAGCCTCAAGACCAACATCCGCGGCGAGTTCACCCGCGCCGGTCTGCGCACCGGCGAATGGAAGATGACGGCGACCAAGGGTGAACTGACGGGCGTGCAGACGGTGCACGTCAAGATCAATGAAATGATCCGCGTCGCCACGCTCATCATCAAGGTGCCCACCAAGGGTGCGGGCACGGATACGACGGGCATGACCGACAAGGACATCGAGGCCCGCAACAAGCTGATGGCCACGATGCAGGCCGAGTTTGATGCCGGCGTGGCCGCCATTGCCACGGCGCCCGATGATGCCATCGCCAAGCTCCTCGTGGTGGCGGGACAGATTCCGAATTGCGCCATCTGCCACGCGAAGATTGGCGACGCGCACACCAAAAAAGGCGACCAGGTCGCCGCAGAGGCCTCCTACAAAGAGGCCATCAAGCTGGACCCGAAGCTGGCCGACCCGTACGCCGCCCTGGCCATCCTCTACAACCAGCAGAAGAAGTTCGACGAAGCGAGCGCGATGAGCACCAAGGCCAACGAACTGCTGGGTGCCTCGGCCACCGGCGGAGACCCGGCGGCTCTCTACAACCAGGGCATCATCCTGTGGAACGCCGGCAAGTTCCCCGAAGCCAAGGTGGAGTTTGAGAAGGTCATCAAGCTCGATCCGAAGATGGCCGAAGCCCACTTCCGTCTCGGCATGGCGAACCTCAATTTGGGCCAGCTGCCCGACGCGGCAAAGGCCTTTGAGGAATACCTGAAGATTGCGCCGGCCGGCGAAAACGCCGAAATGGCGAAGGCGATTCTCAAACAGATCAAGTAG
- a CDS encoding ATP-dependent DNA helicase — MPEVPAVPHARTLTARVADVFADNGPLARSDDAFEARPGQRELAARVADTFENGGILIAEAGTGTGKTLAYLVPAVLSGRRVLVSTGTRNLQDQIFYKDIPALARALGVELRAAYMKGRANYLCRHRYDRLQEVRASLGEEEQRWLDTLAEWLPETQTGDRAELTDMPDSFPFWTELTATSDQCLGRECPQYADCFITRMRERADEANVIVVNHHLLCADASVRQGDFGAVIPACDLAVIDEAHQLEDVVTQYFGLVFSTHRLDEFVRDATQAVASIPAEQGKSAVGVHHAIGDVERAGRRLFDRARLEATRDRGGDRTTLTPDSAARLDHEGTVMREELQRLCGAAAACEPVPEDLKAIMARAVAMREDLRVLLAVDDPAFVHFLEARGRGLALRAAPIDVAALVREKVIGERSATVLTSATLTVAGSFDYVQGRLGLTTARNVRLPSEFDFRTQALLYLPPDMPDPRSPDFNRAAAGVVAELLERSRGRAFVLFTSYAAMRDVYEQVAPHVPWPLLLQGTAPRPALLRDFRNTPNAVLFATASFWQGVDVAGEALSCVIIDRLPFASPGDPLVAARIAAIEAAGGHPFHDYQVPLATLALLQGMGRLIRTQSDRGVLAVLDPRLSRMAYGRRFLASFPPVPVTRDLDAVSRMFLP; from the coding sequence GTGCCGGAAGTTCCCGCTGTACCCCACGCTCGGACACTGACCGCCCGCGTCGCCGACGTCTTTGCCGACAACGGCCCGCTGGCCCGAAGCGACGACGCGTTCGAAGCACGTCCGGGACAGCGCGAACTGGCCGCGCGCGTGGCCGATACGTTCGAAAACGGCGGCATCCTCATTGCCGAAGCGGGAACGGGCACCGGCAAGACGCTGGCGTATCTCGTTCCGGCTGTACTCTCTGGCCGCCGCGTACTGGTGTCCACCGGTACGCGCAACCTGCAGGACCAGATCTTCTACAAGGACATTCCCGCGCTGGCGCGGGCGCTTGGCGTGGAGCTGCGTGCGGCCTACATGAAAGGCCGGGCCAACTACCTGTGTCGCCACCGCTACGACCGCCTGCAGGAAGTGCGCGCCTCGCTGGGTGAGGAGGAACAGCGATGGCTCGATACGCTGGCCGAGTGGTTGCCGGAAACGCAGACCGGCGATCGCGCGGAGCTGACGGATATGCCCGACAGTTTTCCGTTCTGGACGGAGTTGACGGCGACCAGTGACCAGTGCCTGGGCCGCGAGTGTCCGCAATACGCCGACTGTTTCATTACGCGCATGCGCGAGCGCGCCGACGAGGCCAACGTGATCGTCGTCAACCACCACCTGTTGTGCGCGGACGCATCGGTGCGGCAAGGCGACTTCGGCGCGGTGATTCCGGCGTGCGATCTCGCGGTGATCGACGAAGCCCACCAGCTCGAAGATGTGGTGACGCAATATTTCGGGCTGGTGTTCAGCACACATCGGCTCGACGAATTCGTACGAGACGCCACGCAGGCGGTGGCGTCCATCCCGGCCGAACAGGGCAAAAGCGCCGTCGGGGTCCACCACGCCATCGGGGATGTGGAGCGTGCGGGACGCCGGCTCTTTGATCGCGCGCGCCTGGAGGCGACGCGTGATCGGGGCGGCGACCGTACCACGCTGACGCCCGACTCGGCGGCTCGACTGGATCACGAAGGCACGGTGATGCGGGAAGAACTGCAGCGCCTGTGTGGCGCCGCGGCCGCCTGCGAGCCGGTCCCCGAAGACCTGAAGGCCATCATGGCCCGTGCGGTCGCCATGCGCGAGGACCTGCGCGTGTTGCTGGCGGTGGACGACCCGGCGTTTGTCCACTTCCTCGAAGCGCGAGGGCGTGGCCTGGCGCTGCGCGCCGCGCCGATCGACGTGGCTGCGCTGGTGCGCGAAAAGGTCATCGGCGAGCGAAGCGCGACGGTGCTGACCTCGGCCACGCTCACCGTGGCCGGCTCGTTCGACTACGTGCAGGGCCGGCTCGGCCTGACGACGGCCCGCAACGTCCGCCTCCCTTCCGAGTTCGACTTCCGGACGCAAGCCTTGCTCTATCTGCCGCCGGACATGCCCGATCCGCGGTCGCCCGACTTCAATCGCGCCGCCGCCGGCGTGGTGGCGGAACTGCTGGAGCGGTCGCGTGGGCGGGCGTTTGTGCTGTTCACGTCCTACGCCGCCATGCGCGATGTCTACGAGCAGGTGGCGCCCCACGTGCCATGGCCCCTGCTGTTGCAGGGCACGGCGCCGCGGCCCGCGCTCTTGCGCGACTTCAGGAACACACCGAATGCCGTGCTGTTTGCCACCGCCAGCTTCTGGCAGGGCGTGGATGTGGCAGGCGAGGCCCTCAGCTGCGTGATCATCGATCGCCTGCCATTTGCCTCACCGGGCGACCCCCTGGTCGCAGCGAGAATCGCTGCCATCGAAGCCGCAGGGGGGCATCCCTTCCACGACTATCAGGTCCCGCTCGCCACTCTCGCCCTGCTCCAGGGCATGGGCCGGCTCATCCGCACCCAATCGGATCGTGGTGTGCTTGCGGTTCTCGACCCGCGGCTCAGCCGCATGGCCTATGGCCGCCGCTTCCTGGCCTCGTTTCCGCCAGTGCCCGTCACCCGGGACCTCGACGCGGTGAGCCGGATGTTCCTGCCCTGA
- the lepB gene encoding signal peptidase I, with the protein MKKSVAREYSESLIIAVVLALFVRTWVFQAFKIPTGSMEPNLLIGDHLIVNKMIFAPSATGLERLVVPGREIRRGDIVVFKYPDEPERDFIKRVIGLPGDRLELRRKTMYINGKPLAESYAHLSEPPSESAGVTQDLREFYGPVTVPPSQYFMMGDNRDNSQDSRYWGFLPAHYVKGRALFIYFSFEEGGSLTQMLQGTRFERLFDSVK; encoded by the coding sequence ATGAAGAAGTCCGTGGCGCGCGAGTACTCGGAGTCCTTGATCATCGCGGTCGTCCTGGCGCTGTTTGTGCGCACCTGGGTCTTCCAGGCGTTCAAGATTCCCACGGGCTCCATGGAGCCGAACCTGCTCATCGGCGACCACCTCATCGTCAACAAGATGATCTTCGCCCCGTCGGCGACCGGCCTCGAGCGACTGGTGGTACCCGGTCGAGAGATTCGTCGCGGCGACATCGTGGTGTTCAAGTACCCGGACGAACCCGAGCGCGACTTCATCAAGCGGGTGATCGGCCTGCCGGGCGACCGCCTGGAACTGCGCCGTAAGACGATGTATATCAACGGGAAGCCGCTGGCCGAGAGCTACGCGCACCTCTCGGAGCCACCGTCGGAGTCTGCCGGAGTGACGCAGGATCTGCGTGAGTTCTACGGCCCGGTGACCGTGCCGCCCTCGCAGTACTTCATGATGGGCGACAACCGCGACAATTCGCAGGACAGCCGGTACTGGGGCTTCCTGCCTGCGCACTACGTCAAAGGCCGCGCGCTGTTCATCTACTTCTCGTTCGAAGAGGGCGGGTCGCTGACGCAGATGCTGCAGGGCACGCGATTCGAGCGCCTGTTCGATTCCGTCAAATAG